A genomic segment from Excalfactoria chinensis isolate bCotChi1 chromosome 15, bCotChi1.hap2, whole genome shotgun sequence encodes:
- the FAM110A gene encoding protein FAM110A — translation MPVEALHAGDAMKGMAVRTPFTSAMPIRILNKGPEYFRRRAEPAARKPSAVERLEADKAKYVKSQQVASTRQEPVKPPLLKQPLLVPGVRRAMLTPSRKTTPGPRSAGRAKTSLNLEILNHLINGCDSPKAESPRVGERHGAAEVLSTSSVGKAPGGPAAPRPPGTVAVRRVDVRPCGALPPAVPGIRVLSSPSPCAAPAAPALSSPNRPESARRQTLLHRSKSDLSDRFSRATADLERFFNYCGLDPEEVQDMGAERFARASSDIVSIKFHSVSTASSEGGRSPHSTATPEGRPAERMPYGISVVERNARVIKWLYGLRQARETQQVSNV, via the coding sequence ATGCCGGTCGAGGCGCTGCACGCCGGCGATGCCATGAAAGGGATGGCGGTGAGGACCCCGTTCACCTCGGCCATGCCCATCCGCATCCTCAACAAGGGACCCGAGTATTTCCGACGGCGAGCTGAACCGGCTGCCCGAAAACCCAGCGCCGTGGAGAGGTTGGAGGCCGACAAGGCCAAGTACGTGAAGAGCCAGCAGGTCGCCAGCACCAGGCAGGAGCCGGTGAAGCCTCCTCTGCTCAAGCAGCCGCTCTTGGTGCCGGGCGTGCGCCGCGCCATGCTCACCCCCAGCCGCAAGACGACGCCGGGACCGCGCTCAGCAGGCAGGGCCAAGACCTCGCTCAACCTGGAGATCCTCAACCACCTCATCAACGGCTGCGACAGCCCCAAAGCCGAGAGCCCGCGGGTTGGGGAGCGGCACGGCGCGGCGGAGGTGCTGAGCACCAGCAGTGTCGGCAAGGCGCCGGGGGGCCCCGCAGCACCCAGACCCCCCGGGACTGTGGCGGTGCGCAGGGTGGACGTGCGGCCCTGCGGGGCTCTGCCTCCCGCCGTGCCGGGAATACGGGTGTTGTCGTCGCCCTCCCCATGCGCAGCACCCGCAGCGCCGGCTCTGAGCTCACCCAACCGCCCCGAGAGCGCCCGTCGGCAAACCCTGCTGCACCGCTCCAAGTCCGACCTGAGCGACCGCTTCTCGAGGGCCACCGCCGACCTGGAGCGCTTCTTCAACTACTGCGGCCTCGACCCCGAGGAGGTGCAGGACATGGGGGCCGAGCGTTTTGCCCGTGCCAGCTCTGACATCGTGTCCATCAAGTTTCACAGCGTCAGCACGGCCAGCTCGGAGGGCGGGCGCTCCCCCCACAGCACGGCCACGCCGGAGGGCCGCCCGGCTGAGCGCATGCCCTACGGCATCTCGGTGGTGGAGCGCAACGCCCGCGTCATCAAGTGGCTGTATGGGTTGCGCCAGGCCCGCGAGACCCAGCAGGTCTCCAACGTGTAG